The Zalophus californianus isolate mZalCal1 chromosome X, mZalCal1.pri.v2, whole genome shotgun sequence genomic interval GGCCAGACTTGCAGGGTGCAAAGACAGAGCCCAAGACAAACGGAGGGGCCAGAGCGTTCCCACCCAGCTCCTCCACTTATTATCACCAGAGTATCAAGGGCCAATATACCCGGTTCATCTTTAGAAGGATGCACGGCTGTCCAGTAGAGTAGCCAAAAGTAGGGTCCTCCAAGCCCGAGCAGTTCTTCAGGAAGGAGCGCTTAAATTGGCAGGCCTTCTTGTCTTCATCCTCATCGCCATCTTGGATGAAGTACTGCCCCGGGGGACAATCTACATTCATCTCCTCTTGAAGACTGTCGTTGTAACCTAAAgcgtgtgggggggggggaggggggcatgttAGACAGGTGCTACAGGGGAGGGCCACGTTTTCAGTAGTCCTCCTCCGTAGTTTCCTTTCTGCAGCATTCTGGTGCTCCTCTGAGAGCCCACTCAGCCTGGCCTAGGCTCTGTGACCTGGCGTCGGTGTCCAACGCCCCCCCATCAGCCTCTCCCGGAAGCCTTTCGGGCTCATCCCCTGGGCCCACTTTGattgcttctccttccctccaaaCTTTGGAATAGCTATCTCTGGGTCATGTGTTGGTCACTGTATAACTtccattttccattatttcttttcagCGATGGCAAACTGTAAACTGGGGAGGGCTGCCCCTTCTACTTCTGGAAGAGGAAGAGGCACAGTAGATTCTGGAAGAGGGACTGAATCATGTCACGGCCTGGCTTATATAAGGAGGCGAACCTCTTGGGCTAAATCTTTTTAAGTTCAGTCTAGGAAACGTCTCCCTTGGAGGTCCATGAGAGACACCAGACACAAGAAAATGAGAAGTGTGTGTTGTGGgacaggagagggggagaggagaaagagggaggaagaggagataaACCAGCTTCTCATCCTTTACAGATCAAAGTTAGCACCACAAAATAGAAGCTTAGGTTGAAAGACAGAAACCAACGACAAGCTGTAGGGTCTCCCCCGAGAACGTGAGAGGGTGAGATCTTGTCTACCGAGACCCGAGGCACTCAGGGTTCATGTCCCTTTACATCGGATGGAAAGGAGCATGTGTCCAAGGTATACATATCACCGAGAGAGAGCTGAAAAGGGGCTGTCTGTGAGCTCACTCTTTGGACTACCAGATGCCACTGAACTGGCCTTTGGAAATGACTGCATTATTTCCAATTTGGTTTTAAATGATGGAGTCCAGTTAGTCCTGTTAGGTCCAGCCCCCATGCACTCATGTTCCCAGTAGCTTAGTTTTTCAGAGGAGTCTGTGCACCTATGATCTACTGGGGGTAAAATTCCAAATGTACTGCTGGGTTGTCATCTAGACAGATTGTGACTTGGGTTTAATATTATTAAGGAGCAACTGGGAATTTTAAATCTATTCCAATTACGGTTaagcctttatttttcctttgacaaAGCTACATTCGACTCAAGTTTTcgttttaatctttttttttttttttagaacaagaACTATGTTCAAATAAGTTTCTAAATAGAAGCTCTAATCACGTGCTCATTGTTTCTCTTGAGGTagttccattaaaaataatgtgacaTGGGCATGACCCTTATTGCAAAATCCCAGTCCTCGTGGGAATGAAATTGATACTCTGGGATGTCTATTTCAGAGATGTGTTCCTTTTAAATAGGGCATGTTATCTACCCTTAGGAACTAAAAACCCAATGCTTTCCCTAATGTTCTCCATCTCTGTCGTCAGGTCAGAATTGGCATTTCTCTATCTACTACTAGCTTCTCGGAGGGATTTCCTCAGCAGAGATTCTGACAACACACTTGCAATAGCTCACAAACAGTTTGAAAGAAAAGACGAGACTGTGCTGGCTCTGATGCCCAaaacgtttttgtttttgttttttaaagattttatttatctgacagagagagcacaagcagagggagagagagggagaagcagactccctgctgagcaaggagcccgatgtgggactcgatcccaggaccccgggatcatgacctgagccgaaggcagacgcttaacgactgagccacccaggcgtcccaaaacgtttttgtttttgtttttgagctcAAAAAACTACATGGATTCAGAAGGGACCCAgtccccctcattttacagatgaggaatctgaaacTCAGACTTCCCCAAAATGACACTGAGCATGACTGTTACAAAGCTGAGTTTCTAACTCCCGGTCATATGgcaacaacaaagaattacaaAAAGCAGTATTTCTCAAGCTTTAAAGTTTATAGAGATCACCTGTGGATTTTGTTCAAGTGCCGATCCTGATTCaacaggtctggggtggggcctgagagccTGCCCTTCTAACAAActcccaggggatgctgatgctACGGGTCCTGGACCACACTTCCAGTAGCAAAGGTGTCACAACCATGGATGTGGTTTTAAACGCTGGTTCGGCTGCTGGGAGACTTTTATCACATTACttcccctttctgagcctcagttgccccATTTGTAGAATGGAGATGGTAGATTCTTTATGTagccccaatgcagggctcaaactcacaaccctaagatcgaaacctgagctgagatcaggagttggacacttaactgacgactgagccacccaggtgccccgacagtAGCTTCTATGCAGGGTTAAagttaaatgacaaaatttatgCATTTACATAACCCTTCCCATCACATAAgagattgtttttctctttcagtgcACATTCTACTGCTCCCTATCCCTCCATTTCAGCCAGGCAGGGACAACCAAAGCAATGAAACTGGCTTTTTTCCACAACTAATTTGTGCAACCCACTGGAGCTTAGAGCCTGCATGCTCTGTGTCGGACCTTAACCAAACTGCTACCTCAGCTTTCAGTCCATGGAAGGGCTTCTCAAAAAGCCACTCGGTCCCTGAAAGTGTATCTGATGACGCTATAGAGATAGGCATCTTGCAAACATTTCCTATCAAAATGTTGGAGTGACTGTCACCCAGAGATTCTTTCTCTAACTCCCTGCCAGGATGCTCTTAAATCAAGACCCTTGCTCTCTTCCTTCAAGATGGCCCATCTCCAAGAAAGGAATTCTCTTACCTTGAGAAAGTATAGGAGGCAGGAATCTTCCCATTCTGGAGAACACTCTTCTTTTCTCACCACTACCCACCCCCTGGAATGATCTTTTATAAATGGTCATTATTGAGCCATCTGGATGTGCCCAGGACATAACTAGGTGCCCTAGAatgtttaagaaaacaaattctctgCCCCCCAGTGAACTTAGCATCTTGCTGGAGACTTGGCTTATATGCTTTCAAGACAACATACAGTCACAAACTAGAACAGTCTTGATTGTATATACAGGTGCTGAGGGGGATGCAAGGTAAGGAAAGACCAGGATGGGCTGGGGTTAGTAAGGGTGGGATTTCTGGTGCATTGTGAATTTCgaatcccccacccccaacccatcACCTTTCCACAGAGATTTCCCCCATTCAGAGACACTTACTTACCCTGGAGAAAGCCATTTAGGCTAATGACATAATGCTGCCAAGTGTCAGGTTCAGAAACGTTGAAGTTGAAGTTAAGGCTATGGGCGAAGGGTCTAATCATAACTCCTGGCAACGAAAACAGGTCTTGGATATATTAACCCATTCTTGGGataatttttttgtattgattCCCATGAAATCATTACCCCCCAGgcaatcaaaacaaaaaggaCCATAATTTGCCAAGTACCATTTTACTTTTACTCTTAATAATTGAATCCCTAAGTCATTACCAGGAAGAGCCAAAGTTAATTGAGGCTGAACATGCTGTCCAAGCAGATTTCTGTCCAGCGAGTGCTGACAGTACAGGGCATCTGGGCACTCACCAGGAGGCTTCACCCTCTCAGTGAAGGTCGGCATGTAGGGACTGATGGTCAGAAATAGCGTGTACATGCAGAGGGTGATGACAGCAGCCAGGGAGGCATAGAAGAAGAAGTAAATGACTAAGATCAGGCCTGCAGAAGGATCAGAGATGAGAGTGGTCAGTGCTTGCCAACTagccctcctgcctcctcacTTGAACTCATGAGCCAGAACCAACCCCAACACGTgagatggcttttatttatttatttatttatttatttatttatttatttatttttccacattccCCAGATTCAGTATGTCCTtgcttattcagatttcaccaattTGGAATTTATGAGAACTGTGCCGGAGGTCTGATTGCAGTGTACCTTTACAGCATCTCCGATGGAAGGGCTTGTTGAGCAGATGATGGCCATGAGCAAGATTACAGGGGCGTGGAGTTGAGAGTACTGCAGAGGGCAAATTGCTTGGGAGCCCTCATTAAAGCAGGTGCCCTGAAGAGTCCTAGCGGCTTGGCTCCAGTGATTATATGTATTTGCAAGagatgaaaacatttcttttcacaTAGCCTATAATTCAAACTTTTGATTAATTTCCGCTGGACTTGCCTCTACTCTAATCAAGGCAAAGTGAGGCCTCACCCTACTTATTTCAAATCTTATTCATCTTTAGCAAAAGTTTAAGTGGCTCTGCTTTTCCAAAAGAACACGcgatggggaagaaaggaagaagaaactgtACTTAATTATCGACACTTGCTCTAcctgtgagcttgggcaagttccagaacctctctgtgcccccaaTTCCTCACAGGTAAAATGGGAACAAGCTTAGCACTTCACCTCATATACTGATCTACAACCCTAACAATATCTGAAATTCCGCTTCTCTTCGTGTCCTTTCCTGACCTTACCATTTCCTCGCTGTTTCATCTTGGACATGCTGCTCGcctctctggacctcaatttcctcatctgtacaatgaggaCAATAATAGGACTTCCTTTTGGCGTGGGACGATGCATATAAATAGcatagcacagagcctggcagatACCAAGTACTCTTTACACGGCAGGTCCTCACCATTATTATTCATGTGCTTATTGCTGTAGGACCCAAAGCACGTTTGTGTGAATGCCTCCTCCGTGGGCTGTTTTGGGATTAGGTTTGCCCCAGGATGAGGCAGAACCGAGTGAGGTGAATGAGCCTGAGATGGCTGCTGAGAAGCTCTTTTCAAGTCTTCCTTGGGGCCCTCTCCGGCAACAATATCTGGCTCCACTCACAGCAGTGACATGATGTCGGGACAGATTTGAACTGAATCGCAAACCAGAAACCGGAACAAACCACGTAACTCTGCTGTACCCAAAACTGAatccaaatattaatttttaaattgaaccatgaaccaaataaaattaaccagaaagggggggggggagggaggagcagaggaagggagaaaaaagatccTCAGGCATCCAACTGGAAATGGAACCTTGATGTTTCATAAGGTGAACTGAGGCAGAACTGGGGTAGGGACACATCGATTCTGCTGGAATCCCTAGAGAAGAAACAGCAGCGCCCGTGCGCCTGTGGTACTTGGCTCCTGCCCGCTGGCTGCCTTGATGGGATGTGCCCTgtgcctcctcccctcttcctcaaCCCCCATCCCCAGTCCTGGGAAGGGGTCAATGGCTGGAGCCATCCTGGAGGACTAGAAGACTCAGTCTCATGGATGAAAGGAAAGCAATGGGATACAGGTACATTCCCTTGGAGATGTCTTCTGCCTTGTGTAGGATGTGTGGCTAGGAAGTGTAGAGGGAGAATGGCACTAGTGGTGAGTCCCCTGAGCCTTACCCCTGAGCTATGCCCTGAAGTCTGTGATGGGCTAACACAGCTTCCCCCCGCCATCCCCACCAAGGAAGACCAAGCACCATACCCGTCGGAACCCACTGAGCCCTCCAACTTTTTCTGCCCTGGATGTCCAGGTTTTACTTGGGCTACTCCTCTAGGTAATCCAGGGGTCTCTTCTGAATGCCTTACCCAAGCCTGGGCCCCATGATctaaattcttccttcctcccaccaaAACATCCCATCAGGTCCTGAGACCCTACCCATCAAGGCCTTGCTCATCACTACACTTCATAAAGACAATGTGGTGTTCCAGCAAGAGGATGAACCCCAGTGTTCATCTGACCTGGGCTTGAATCCCAGTGCTGCCGCTTAATAACTGTGTGACTTTAGAtaagttacttaccctctctaagcctcagtttctgcatctgtaaaatggggataataatattacTACCTCATATGGTTCTTGTCAGTATCCAATAAAATAACAGATAGTTCCTAAAAATAGAAGTTGCCCAGCTACCAAAGGAAAAACCCAGAATAATATAATCATAGGCTGGGTGAATAATGTTGGTCATGTCGATGTGCAGGCTATGATAGGGTTAGTAAATGCTCAAGTGGGCACCTAGTTTTCAAGCAAGAGGGCAGCAAAGAGGGCAGCAAAGCATATGCTTGGTGGCCTAGGCATTAACATCACCACGTGCCCCTTGCCCAGGCATAGCCCAACAGCATAAGCCTGAGTTCCTGGACTCTCCTCAGACCTGCCATCCAGAGGCCTGGATATGGCCTACCATGTGGTGTCCCCACTGCCATGTCTTCCCTGGGCACTTGAAACTTTCTCCCCCATCACTCTCTTTTGGCCTGTGGATTATTCTCCCCAGGAGCCACATGGATCAGCTCATCTGGTGAAATTCCAATGGCTGGCTGTTTAGGGGTTAAAGTACAGCTCCCTCTCCCAGAATCACACTTGCATTTCACAAGGCCTATTTTCCCAGTCTTCTTTAGGCAAGGGAGAAACAGCTGTGCCCCCTTAGGAGCCCCAGTGAGTGTCCGGCATTTGTCCGCAGCTTCCAGAATGTTGGAATGTTCCTTGAATGGTACATTTGTTCCAGTTGAGAGTTTGAGGGAtcggcaggggtggggctgggaactggggaggggtgaagggaggtGGGCATTGCTCAGAGCCCCACACCTGCTATTCCTAATTCCAGGAAGGAGGGCTGGCCGTCTCACCCTGACGGAGCTGAATTAGAAACACAAACTAGGTGGGGAGAGAATTCTCAGCCAAAGCGGCCTTTAGAAGGCATGACCGTCAACTTCAGCAACCTAGACCCTGGGCCCAGGGGGACTCTGATTTCATCTGCAGAGTCATCTATTTTGTTCTTCTCCTGGGTTAACTGAGTGCCAAGCCAGCAGCTACTCTTTTTCTGGGCTGTGCAGAGAGTGTGGCAAGTGTGAATTTTACCACAGGCTAAATCTCCTGAGAAGGCACAGCATGAATAGTTCAAGAGGTGAGTAGGACCCTGGGAGAGGGGTGCTGGAGAGGTCGTGAAGTCAAAGCCGTGGCTGAGGAATGCCATTCTGCCACTGATCGAGCATGACGGGGGCTCGGCCATAATTGCCAGAAATGACCCCTTTAAACCGAATTTCTCTGTGTACACCGTGGGAGCCTAAAGCACCCACAAGCCGGGGCTGAGGGCAGGCCTCCTGGCTTTCCTTTTCTGACATTACTGGGTGAAACGATGAGATTTTATAAATCTGCGGTCAAGTTAGCAGGGACTGGGGTCTTATATCCTAGTAACAGTCTCCTGcatagtacagttgacccttgaacagtgcgGGGCTTAGGCGTGCTAACCCCCGTGTGGTCGAAAATCTGTGTCTAAGTCTTGACTTCCCCAAACGTAACTCCTAACAGCCTACTGTTAACCAGAAGCCAGGAAGAGTCAATTCACGCGTATTTGGTACATTACATGTAGGATATGCTGTCTGCTTACGataaagtaagctacagaaaagGCAATCTtgtggaagagaaaatacatttacagcactacGCTGTATTTATGGGGGAAAACACAGCACCTGTGTGGGGCAGTGCcattcaaatctgtgttgttcaagggtcaactgtgctTTCAAGTTTACAACTGGAGCATCTGACGGGAGCCTCAGGCTGATCCTGTGGGAGAAACACGGTAGGGATTGTTTCTCTCATTTGGCAGGTGAGGAAGaacgaggctcagagagggtaaaggatgagcccaaggtcacacagataggaAGTGATGGGGCCGGGACttaaacaacaagaacaacaaaaaaatctgtgctttctCAACTCATTCTTACTGTCTCGTTGCATCGCAAATTGAAGTTGAGCCCAGCGGCTTTCAGCTCCACAACCTAGTGTGTTTACCTACTTGGAGTTTCTTCCAGTGGGATCTGCCCACAGTCCAGGCATTTCCCTAGGCATCCAGCCCTTCACACGAAATCTAAGGGAAATTTGCAGACAAGCCCATCCAACGTATGGTAAAGGAGTCCTGGACACCAAGCCAAAAGCAAAGGACACCCAACTGGGGCATTGGGACGACTGGGACTTACTCCAACTCTGACCTGTTCGGGCCAGAGACATCCTTTTCTCCGGATCCCACAGGTATTCGCTCACGATCTGCCATCTCTGCCACCAAGCATTGCCTGCTGGCTGACCTTgacccttttcctcctccttttcctcctcttctatctcctcctcttcctcctcctcctcttcttcctcctcctcctccaaatcGGGTACCACCATCACCCGAGCCTCTTCTtcagcttcttcctcttcatCTGCTAAGTAGTTCTGGTTCACTTCATCCTGATCGTCCTGGAATGGTGACAAAACACAGTCCTGTTTTTGACAAAAAATTCCCCAGGGCACAACCCACCAGCCAAAAGGAATGGAAAACGACTCAATATTCAGAGACGCCTCCCCCTCGTTACAAGaggcacatgttctctctctctctgctcttttgGAGGAAATATCctttctttgacccattttgacCCAATATTCTTTCCACAGAGGTGTAAGTTTTATTCTCAGCTGCAGGCCCTTGGGCTCTTCCTCCCAGGACTTCTGCTTATGTCACTCCGCCGTCCTGGGGCCTGGGCCTCGCTTTGTCTGACCTGTTAGGACGGAGCTGAGCTCAACACCGGAGAACAGATTCATTTTAGACACTTGAGTCCACCCTGGCAAATTCTAAGTCCAAACCAGCTTTACCGTTGGTCCTGTAGCTGGCAGGTGCTCAACCTGATCATCCACGTTGTACCTGAAAGTAGCTTGGGACAGACCGCAGGAGGAAAGGCCAGCGGCTGGACCCCTCCTCAAAACTTAGACTCCCTCcctagcaaaaacaaaacacaggggtCTGTTTGCTGCTTCTCTGACTGTTGCCTGGGCTGGCACCTCCGCTGGTCGAACAGACTCCCTAAGGTCTGGAACCTCAACTGATACTTCCTTagtctccccccatccccccccaccccatacccTAGGCAAAAATCTGGGCATGTAGTGAGTGCTCAGCACATATCTGTTGATTGACTGATTGCAGTCATTGAGATCTGAAACTATAATCTTCTCTGAGTGGTTCtaaggaaattaaacaaaaaaagagaaacccaGACTTCACCAACGGTATTTCACATGCCTCCTAGCCATAGGCAGGAGAGTTGGATCTTTGCTCTTTGGGGGTCTGCCAAGGCTCACTGCAGCAGCAGAAAATGAGgccaccctcccttctctctgctgTCCAAATCTGAAGGGTGGCGGGGCCTGTGCACCTGTTGGGGTTGGATGTGTCAAATGATAGAGGCCAGGGGCTCCgtgctgccccctccctgcctgatTCCTCAAAGGCCGTTTAGAGGACACTCAGCTAAAAATGCTGccattgtggggggggggggctcagaaAATTGGATTGTTCAGAATCACTAAAAGGGACAGAGAATGACAAGGCTCTCCTCTCAGCGTTCAGTCTGGCCAGCGCTGTCTAGCTCTGGATCGTAAGCACTTCTGAATGGCTCTCGAGTTTGTTCCAATGTACAGCCTTCTATCACACACCATCCTAGAACTGACTGGGACCCTGAAGAGTCCCTTGTCCttcggaggcccagagagggagcaGGACATAGCTGTAGCCACACAGCGAGTTTGTGATCAGGTTGACAGAACCTGCGTCTCTTGTTACCCGGGATAGTTGAGGTCCCTCCCCTCGCGCACTGAGCGCAAGCGCCCAGACGCCGATAACAGAATGATGGAGCCACCATAGGTGTGTCGGATTCGGTGC includes:
- the ATP1B4 gene encoding protein ATP1B4 isoform X2 — encoded protein: MRRQLRSRRAPASPYAYRYRLDDQDEVNQNYLADEEEEAEEEARVMVVPDLEEEEEEEEEEEEEEIEEEEKEEEKGQGQPAGNAWWQRWQIVSEYLWDPEKRMSLARTGLILVIYFFFYASLAAVITLCMYTLFLTISPYMPTFTERVKPPGVMIRPFAHSLNFNFNVSEPDTWQHYVISLNGFLQGYNDSLQEEMNVDCPPGQYFIQDGDEDEDKKACQFKRSFLKNCSGLEDPTFGYSTGQPCILLKMNRIVGFRPELGDPVKVSCKVQRGDENDIRSINYYPESASFDLRYYPYYGKLTHVNYTSPLVAMHFTDVVKNQAVPVQCQLKGKGIINDVINDRFVGRVIFTLNIET
- the ATP1B4 gene encoding protein ATP1B4 isoform X1; amino-acid sequence: MRRQLRSRRAPASPYAYRYRLDDQDEVNQNYLADEEEEAEEEARVMVVPDLEEEEEEEEEEEEEEIEEEEKEEEKGQGQPAGNAWWQRWQIVSEYLWDPEKRMSLARTGQSWSLILVIYFFFYASLAAVITLCMYTLFLTISPYMPTFTERVKPPGVMIRPFAHSLNFNFNVSEPDTWQHYVISLNGFLQGYNDSLQEEMNVDCPPGQYFIQDGDEDEDKKACQFKRSFLKNCSGLEDPTFGYSTGQPCILLKMNRIVGFRPELGDPVKVSCKVQRGDENDIRSINYYPESASFDLRYYPYYGKLTHVNYTSPLVAMHFTDVVKNQAVPVQCQLKGKGIINDVINDRFVGRVIFTLNIET